From Novosphingobium resinovorum, the proteins below share one genomic window:
- the acs gene encoding acetate--CoA ligase, which translates to MAEAVYPVPAEWSRNALIDDARYQEMYERSVSEPEAFWREEARRIDWIKPFSVVKQTSFHEEDFGISWFTDGTLNLSANCLDRHLVERGDQIAILWEPDSPTAPDRRITYRQLYEQVCRLANLLKARGVRKGERVTLYLPMVPEAAVAMLACARIGAIHSIVFAGFSPDALAGRIQDCDSRVVLTADEGLRGGKKVPLKANVDEALKACPGVDSVIVLAHTKSGVPMAEGRDIDWASAVADQAAECEPVEMSAEDPLFILYTSGSTGKPKGVLHTTGGYSVWASMTHEYVFDYRPGQIYWCAADIGWVTGHSYVVYGPLMNGATTVMFEGVPNFPDPSRFWQVVDKFGVEIFYGAPTALRALMREGDDWVKKTSRQSLRLLGSVGEPINPEAWSWYHEVVGEGRCPIVDTWWQTETGGVMISPLPGATPLKPGSATRPMFGVQPKLLDNDGKEIEGPGDGCLVITDSWPGQMRTVWGDHERFFQTYFSTFKGTYFTGDGCRRDEDGYYWITGRIDDVINVSGHRMGTAEIESALVAHPKVAEAAVVGMPHEIKGQGIYAFVTCNAEVEPDDALRKELIAWVRHEIGPIATPDVIQFAPGLPKTRSGKIMRRILRKIGENDVSNLGDTSTLADPSVVDNLLANRPQPVSA; encoded by the coding sequence ATGGCCGAGGCCGTCTATCCCGTTCCCGCCGAGTGGAGCCGGAACGCCCTGATCGACGATGCCCGCTATCAGGAGATGTACGAAAGGTCGGTTTCCGAGCCCGAAGCGTTCTGGCGCGAGGAAGCGCGGCGGATCGACTGGATCAAGCCCTTCAGCGTGGTCAAGCAGACCAGTTTCCACGAAGAGGACTTCGGCATTTCGTGGTTCACCGACGGCACCCTGAACCTCTCGGCCAACTGCCTCGACCGTCATCTCGTGGAGCGTGGCGACCAGATCGCGATCCTGTGGGAGCCGGACAGTCCCACCGCTCCCGACCGCCGCATCACTTACCGCCAGTTGTACGAGCAGGTCTGCCGCCTGGCCAATCTCCTCAAGGCACGCGGCGTCCGGAAGGGTGAGCGCGTCACTCTCTACCTGCCGATGGTGCCGGAAGCGGCCGTTGCCATGCTGGCCTGCGCGCGGATCGGCGCAATCCACTCGATCGTCTTCGCCGGGTTTTCGCCGGACGCGCTGGCGGGCCGCATCCAGGATTGCGACAGCCGCGTCGTCCTCACTGCCGACGAGGGCCTGCGTGGGGGTAAGAAAGTCCCGCTCAAGGCCAATGTCGATGAGGCGCTCAAGGCCTGTCCCGGTGTCGACAGCGTGATCGTCCTCGCGCACACCAAGTCCGGCGTACCGATGGCCGAGGGTCGCGACATCGACTGGGCCTCGGCCGTCGCCGATCAGGCCGCCGAATGCGAGCCGGTCGAAATGAGCGCGGAGGACCCGCTGTTCATCCTCTACACTTCGGGCTCCACTGGAAAGCCCAAGGGCGTGTTGCACACCACCGGCGGCTATTCGGTATGGGCCTCAATGACCCACGAGTACGTCTTCGACTACCGCCCCGGCCAGATCTACTGGTGCGCGGCCGACATCGGGTGGGTCACCGGCCACAGCTACGTCGTCTACGGCCCGCTGATGAACGGTGCGACCACCGTGATGTTCGAAGGCGTGCCCAACTTCCCCGATCCCAGCCGTTTCTGGCAGGTCGTCGACAAGTTCGGCGTCGAGATTTTCTACGGTGCCCCCACCGCGCTGCGTGCGCTCATGCGCGAAGGCGACGACTGGGTGAAGAAGACCAGCCGCCAGTCGCTGCGCCTCCTCGGCTCGGTCGGCGAACCAATCAACCCGGAGGCATGGTCCTGGTATCACGAGGTCGTGGGCGAGGGGCGTTGCCCGATCGTCGATACCTGGTGGCAGACCGAGACCGGCGGCGTGATGATCTCCCCGTTACCGGGCGCCACCCCGCTCAAGCCCGGCTCAGCCACCCGCCCGATGTTCGGCGTGCAGCCGAAACTGCTCGACAACGACGGCAAGGAGATCGAGGGGCCGGGCGACGGCTGCCTCGTCATCACAGACAGCTGGCCCGGCCAGATGCGCACCGTCTGGGGCGATCACGAGCGCTTCTTCCAGACTTATTTCAGCACCTTCAAGGGCACGTACTTCACCGGCGACGGCTGCCGCCGGGACGAGGACGGCTACTACTGGATCACCGGTCGCATCGACGACGTCATCAACGTCTCCGGGCATCGTATGGGCACCGCGGAGATCGAAAGCGCACTCGTCGCTCACCCCAAGGTGGCGGAAGCGGCGGTCGTAGGCATGCCGCACGAGATCAAGGGGCAGGGCATCTACGCCTTCGTCACCTGCAACGCCGAGGTCGAGCCCGACGACGCCCTGCGCAAGGAACTGATCGCGTGGGTGCGCCACGAGATCGGCCCGATCGCCACGCCCGACGTCATCCAGTTCGCGCCGGGCCTGCCCAAGACCCGCTCGGGCAAGATCATGCGCCGCATCCTGCGCAAGATCGGCGAGAACGATGTCTCGAACCTGGGAGACACCTCCACGCTGGCGGACCCGTCGGTAGTCGACAACCTGCTCGCCAATCGCCCGCAGCCGGTGAGCGCCTGA
- a CDS encoding tyrosine-type recombinase/integrase, whose protein sequence is MSKTKEARNRKLGRDGHHKALPYEEVPTFIAALRKRQAVTAMALEFIILTAARTSEALKATWEEIDFSKAVWTVPPDRMKACKEHRVPLSPRALELLKTAQGLGGKHLFPAPRAAS, encoded by the coding sequence GTGTCCAAGACCAAGGAAGCCCGCAATCGCAAGCTCGGCCGAGACGGTCATCACAAGGCGCTACCCTACGAGGAGGTGCCGACCTTCATCGCCGCGTTGCGCAAGCGACAGGCAGTCACGGCCATGGCGCTTGAATTCATCATCCTTACCGCAGCCCGAACCTCCGAAGCGCTCAAGGCGACGTGGGAAGAGATCGACTTCTCGAAAGCGGTATGGACGGTGCCCCCGGATCGCATGAAGGCCTGTAAAGAGCACCGCGTGCCGCTATCGCCTCGAGCTCTGGAACTGCTCAAGACCGCTCAGGGGCTTGGCGGTAAGCATCTCTTTCCGGCACCGAGGGCGGCAAGCTGA
- a CDS encoding chloride channel protein, with amino-acid sequence MKNFATPPTHRRLADHSADLRMLMLAAAAVIVGTGSAMGAWLLLRAIAIATNLFWFGRFSAGPSEISDNGLGLWLVAIPIIGSLIVGLMARYGSDKIRGHGIPEAIEAILYGESRLSPKVALLKPLSSAISIGSGGPFGAEGPIIMTGGAIGSLFAQQFDLSAAERKTLLVAGAAAGMTAIFGTPVAALLLAIEVLLFEWKPRSFVPVVVATLSAFLWRPLLIDSGPLFPVMHHALLGPATIAIALAMGALAGCQASLLSILLYRVEDMFGRLPLHWMWWPAIGAVAVGIGGLIDAHVLGAGYESIRALLDGSMALRVALILLVVKAAVWLIALGSGTSGGVLAPLLMLGGALGFVIGHFLPGGSALWALVGMAGTMSGAMRAPLTAALFAAELTGDFAMLPLTIAGSVGAYAVSVLLIRRSILTEKIARRGRHVLQEYSVDPLDFLLAGQVMSPDPETLPGGLSLAEAINFFATAKHRSYPVVDAEGRLIGLVSRSDALRWQMEDNAPLKASLAEVLSDVSLPVATPQKPVSQIADMMVDSGIGRIPVVDPATSRLVGILSRQDLLKVRHVHRASEWKRR; translated from the coding sequence ATGAAAAATTTCGCTACCCCTCCCACGCACCGTCGCCTCGCCGACCATAGTGCCGATCTGCGTATGCTAATGCTGGCCGCGGCGGCCGTGATCGTGGGAACGGGTAGCGCGATGGGGGCATGGCTGCTGCTGCGGGCCATCGCCATCGCCACCAACCTGTTCTGGTTCGGCCGCTTCTCTGCCGGGCCGTCGGAGATAAGCGACAATGGGCTGGGCCTCTGGCTGGTCGCGATCCCCATCATTGGCAGCCTGATCGTCGGCCTGATGGCGCGCTATGGGTCGGACAAGATCCGGGGCCATGGCATCCCCGAGGCGATCGAGGCCATTCTCTATGGCGAGAGCCGCCTATCGCCCAAGGTCGCACTACTGAAGCCTCTGTCCTCCGCCATATCGATCGGCAGTGGCGGCCCCTTTGGCGCAGAGGGGCCGATCATCATGACCGGGGGCGCCATCGGATCGCTGTTCGCCCAGCAGTTCGACCTGAGCGCGGCGGAGCGAAAGACCCTGCTCGTCGCCGGTGCGGCGGCAGGGATGACGGCAATCTTTGGCACGCCGGTCGCCGCCCTGCTCCTCGCCATCGAAGTGTTGCTGTTCGAGTGGAAGCCGCGCAGCTTCGTTCCGGTCGTCGTCGCAACCCTTTCCGCCTTTCTCTGGCGTCCGCTCCTTATCGACAGCGGGCCGCTGTTCCCCGTCATGCACCACGCGCTGCTCGGTCCCGCGACCATCGCCATCGCTTTGGCTATGGGGGCTCTGGCGGGGTGTCAGGCGTCGCTCCTGTCCATCCTGCTCTACCGGGTGGAGGACATGTTCGGCCGCCTGCCGCTTCACTGGATGTGGTGGCCGGCCATCGGCGCAGTGGCGGTGGGGATTGGCGGGCTGATCGACGCCCATGTGCTCGGCGCGGGTTATGAGAGCATCCGTGCGCTGCTCGACGGGTCAATGGCGCTGCGGGTCGCGCTTATTCTGCTGGTGGTAAAAGCGGCGGTGTGGCTCATCGCCCTGGGGTCCGGAACATCAGGCGGTGTGCTCGCCCCGCTCCTGATGCTGGGAGGAGCATTAGGTTTCGTGATCGGCCATTTCCTGCCGGGCGGCAGTGCATTATGGGCGCTGGTGGGCATGGCCGGGACGATGAGCGGAGCGATGCGCGCGCCTCTGACGGCGGCGCTCTTCGCGGCGGAACTGACCGGCGATTTTGCGATGCTGCCTCTGACCATTGCGGGATCAGTGGGCGCCTATGCGGTCAGCGTGCTGCTGATCCGCCGCTCCATCCTGACCGAGAAGATCGCGCGGCGCGGACGGCATGTGTTGCAAGAGTATAGCGTCGATCCGCTCGACTTCCTTCTAGCCGGCCAGGTGATGTCACCCGATCCGGAGACGCTGCCGGGCGGCCTGTCCCTGGCCGAGGCGATCAACTTCTTCGCGACGGCAAAGCATCGTAGCTATCCGGTGGTCGATGCGGAGGGACGCCTGATAGGCCTCGTGTCCCGCTCCGACGCGCTACGGTGGCAGATGGAGGATAACGCCCCGCTCAAGGCATCGCTGGCGGAGGTTCTGTCGGACGTCTCCCTCCCCGTTGCCACGCCACAAAAACCCGTCAGCCAGATTGCGGACATGATGGTCGACAGCGGCATCGGCCGTATCCCGGTCGTAGATCCGGCAACCTCCCGGCTCGTGGGCATATTGAGCCGTCAGGACCTGCTAAAGGTTCGCCATGTCCACCGCGCATCCGAATGGAAGAGACGCTGA
- a CDS encoding MarR family winged helix-turn-helix transcriptional regulator, whose translation MAAELSDADYATLAEFRFSLRQFLAFSESRAAECGLTPQQHQALLAIRAAPADGATVGYVADRLILKPHSATGLVDRLVVLNLVERRASAWDKRRALLALTQEAHAKLARLSAVHREEILRLKPLLTGLLSTMMD comes from the coding sequence ATGGCAGCAGAGCTTTCCGACGCCGATTACGCCACGCTGGCGGAGTTCCGATTTTCCCTGCGGCAGTTTCTGGCCTTCAGTGAGAGTCGCGCGGCCGAATGTGGCCTGACCCCGCAACAGCATCAGGCGCTGCTTGCGATCCGGGCCGCTCCGGCGGATGGGGCGACGGTGGGTTACGTTGCGGATCGGCTGATCCTCAAGCCGCATAGCGCGACGGGACTGGTCGATCGGCTGGTGGTGCTGAACCTGGTCGAACGCAGGGCGTCGGCGTGGGACAAGCGCCGGGCGCTGCTGGCCCTGACTCAGGAAGCGCACGCCAAGCTGGCGCGACTGAGCGCCGTGCATCGGGAAGAAATCCTGCGTCTCAAGCCCCTGCTCACGGGTCTCTTGAGCACGATGATGGATTGA
- a CDS encoding enoyl-CoA hydratase/isomerase family protein: MTDGTIDGIRLERGNAIDWIVLDRPEAANAFSRGMLARFGTVLRDLKADGAPVIGIRGAGKGFGAGMDLGQYNAEGSPMEDVTRLSGYVDLWRDIWRHPKPVIVAVHGYCIGVAAQMASFADILVVAQDAAITEPTIPIGGGFIAPTWVHQVGGRRAKEFAFLPGNSIDGRTAVEWGWANAAVPAENLIACVEELASRIALVPPGVLAMKKRSINRAMEAAGWDQALSAIAESDAILHLEPEVRRIRAQLATIGLKATVAEFKGHGSQEIFKLHGAGYLP, translated from the coding sequence ATGACGGACGGTACGATTGATGGAATCCGGCTGGAGCGCGGGAACGCGATCGACTGGATCGTGCTCGACCGGCCCGAAGCGGCCAATGCGTTCTCGCGCGGGATGCTCGCCCGGTTCGGCACGGTGCTGCGCGATCTCAAGGCGGACGGCGCGCCGGTGATCGGGATTCGCGGTGCCGGCAAGGGCTTTGGCGCGGGGATGGACCTGGGCCAGTACAACGCCGAGGGCAGCCCGATGGAAGACGTGACGCGGTTGTCGGGCTACGTCGATCTGTGGCGCGACATCTGGCGCCATCCCAAGCCGGTGATCGTCGCCGTGCACGGCTACTGCATCGGCGTCGCCGCCCAGATGGCAAGCTTCGCCGACATCCTCGTCGTGGCGCAGGATGCCGCGATCACCGAGCCGACCATCCCCATCGGCGGCGGCTTCATCGCGCCGACTTGGGTTCATCAGGTCGGCGGGCGGCGGGCCAAGGAATTCGCCTTCCTGCCGGGTAACAGCATCGACGGCCGGACCGCGGTGGAATGGGGCTGGGCCAACGCCGCGGTCCCTGCCGAGAACCTGATCGCCTGCGTCGAGGAGCTGGCGTCACGCATCGCGCTTGTCCCGCCCGGCGTGCTGGCGATGAAGAAGCGCTCGATCAACCGCGCGATGGAGGCGGCCGGATGGGACCAGGCGCTTTCCGCCATCGCCGAAAGCGACGCGATCCTGCATCTCGAACCCGAAGTCCGGCGTATCCGCGCGCAGCTTGCGACCATCGGACTGAAGGCGACGGTCGCGGAGTTCAAAGGGCACGGGTCGCAAGAGATCTTCAAGTTGCATGGTGCCGGATATCTTCCTTAG
- a CDS encoding TetR/AcrR family transcriptional regulator, producing the protein MAETPQISPDIDEADPKTRLILTGERLFAEVGIQGVSMREIASKAGQGNHFAVQYHFGSREGLVQAIFDFRMNQMEPGRGAMIAALEAAGRTRDARSILEVILLPQLHLDGGTNRSYGTFLSQYLLHGDWDEYGHFGGEAPPQLNRALDLLRQRVDYLPAAVAQRRLVNVSLMFLNLLVRHSRMETHEFPETFEHALEDTMEQIVMAMCLPLRLQR; encoded by the coding sequence ATGGCTGAAACCCCGCAGATCTCGCCCGATATCGACGAAGCCGACCCCAAGACGCGGCTCATCCTGACGGGCGAACGGCTGTTCGCCGAAGTCGGCATCCAGGGCGTTTCGATGCGCGAAATCGCGTCGAAGGCGGGGCAGGGAAACCATTTCGCGGTGCAGTATCACTTCGGGTCTCGCGAGGGTCTGGTTCAGGCGATCTTCGACTTCCGGATGAACCAGATGGAGCCCGGACGCGGCGCGATGATCGCCGCGCTGGAGGCGGCCGGACGCACGCGGGATGCCCGTTCGATCTTGGAGGTCATCCTGCTGCCGCAGCTCCATCTCGACGGCGGGACCAATCGCTCCTACGGCACGTTCCTGTCGCAGTACCTGCTGCATGGCGACTGGGACGAATACGGACACTTCGGCGGCGAGGCCCCGCCCCAGCTCAACCGGGCGCTCGACCTGCTGCGCCAGCGCGTCGATTACCTTCCCGCCGCCGTCGCACAGCGCCGGCTGGTGAACGTCAGCCTGATGTTCTTAAACCTGCTGGTCCGCCACAGCCGCATGGAAACGCACGAATTTCCCGAGACCTTCGAGCACGCGCTGGAGGACACGATGGAACAGATCGTCATGGCCATGTGCCTGCCCCTCCGGCTGCAGCGCTGA
- a CDS encoding LLM class flavin-dependent oxidoreductase produces MVMQTGLIFHPYMRPGRTARQTFDWGVQSSIACDKAGFDTMMISEHASQIWENIPNPELIIAAAALQTENISFAPMAHILPHQHPTKLAVMVGWLSQILEGRFFMGIGAGAYPQASYMHGIKDAEPKMLNDMVRESLSIMEKIWAREPFFFEGKYWNAGFPQEDAPETEEDEQHMLADFAPWNGAFPEIAVTGFSSNSPSMKLAGERNFKPVSIYSGIDALKRHWEIYSEANIAAGFTPDRARHAVSHTIFCADTDAEAKREVMEGPIGYCFERYLIPIWKRFGMMDGFAKDHGIDPNDADLEFLVDKVFVVGSPDTVVDKLNVLFEQCGGWGTLQVESHDYYDNPEPWFHSLNLLAKEVAPRVKLPEGSKAPATADA; encoded by the coding sequence ATGGTCATGCAGACCGGCCTTATTTTCCACCCGTACATGCGACCGGGCCGCACGGCCCGCCAGACCTTCGACTGGGGCGTGCAAAGCTCCATCGCCTGCGACAAGGCGGGTTTCGACACGATGATGATCTCCGAGCATGCCTCGCAGATCTGGGAGAACATCCCCAATCCCGAACTCATCATCGCCGCCGCCGCGCTGCAAACCGAAAACATCAGCTTCGCGCCGATGGCTCACATCCTGCCGCACCAGCACCCGACCAAGCTGGCGGTGATGGTTGGCTGGCTGTCGCAGATCCTGGAGGGTCGCTTCTTCATGGGCATCGGCGCAGGCGCCTATCCCCAGGCATCCTACATGCATGGCATCAAGGATGCCGAGCCCAAGATGCTCAACGACATGGTGCGTGAATCGCTCTCGATCATGGAGAAGATCTGGGCGCGCGAGCCGTTCTTCTTCGAGGGCAAGTACTGGAACGCCGGCTTCCCGCAGGAAGATGCGCCCGAGACCGAGGAAGACGAGCAGCACATGCTGGCCGATTTTGCGCCGTGGAACGGGGCATTCCCGGAAATCGCGGTGACCGGCTTCAGTTCCAATTCCCCGTCGATGAAGCTGGCCGGCGAGCGCAACTTCAAGCCGGTCTCGATCTACTCGGGCATCGATGCGCTGAAGCGTCACTGGGAGATCTATTCCGAAGCGAACATCGCCGCCGGCTTCACGCCCGACCGCGCGCGCCATGCGGTCTCGCACACCATCTTCTGCGCCGATACCGATGCAGAGGCCAAGCGCGAGGTGATGGAAGGCCCGATCGGCTATTGCTTCGAACGCTACCTGATCCCGATCTGGAAGCGTTTCGGCATGATGGACGGGTTCGCCAAGGACCACGGCATCGACCCGAACGACGCCGATCTGGAATTCCTGGTCGATAAGGTCTTCGTGGTCGGCTCGCCGGATACGGTCGTCGACAAGCTCAACGTGCTGTTCGAGCAGTGCGGCGGCTGGGGCACGCTGCAGGTGGAATCGCACGACTATTACGACAACCCGGAGCCCTGGTTCCATTCGCTGAACCTGCTGGCCAAGGAAGTGGCACCGCGCGTCAAGTTGCCCGAGGGCAGCAAGGCACCCGCGACCGCAGACGCCTGA